One genomic region from Vicinamibacterales bacterium encodes:
- a CDS encoding polysaccharide deacetylase translates to MKILFVLTTVCATLTFGSPVFAQSEPHPLPGISLSLNEIRAQMFHVSAGRRLRPKSWPGNNRVAVALSFDVDNASATLSRGNLNSEVISRGEYGAVDGLPRLLRMLERQSVPASFFIPAVSHLLHPQMVESILSYDIHEIGVHGWIHELLPLLDDRGEEQRLLDQAIDTLTTAIGKRPVGYRAPSWQFSNYTVEQIKDAGFLYDSSLMASDDAYEILIDGEPSGVVELPIERILDDFPYFGGNTNGSLPVPELMIKVFRSEFDVAWEEGGLFVLTMHPHIMGHRSRVAALEGLIRHMKIKGGVWFATHEQVARYVKEAGDQ, encoded by the coding sequence ATGAAAATACTGTTCGTCTTGACGACCGTGTGCGCCACTCTCACCTTCGGTTCGCCGGTGTTTGCGCAGTCGGAGCCCCACCCACTCCCAGGAATCAGTTTGAGTCTCAACGAGATTAGGGCGCAGATGTTTCACGTCAGTGCCGGGCGACGCCTAAGACCCAAATCGTGGCCGGGAAACAATCGGGTTGCCGTTGCACTGAGCTTTGACGTCGACAATGCCTCAGCAACCCTCTCGCGGGGCAATCTCAATTCTGAGGTCATCTCCCGCGGCGAATACGGCGCGGTAGACGGTCTGCCACGCCTCTTGCGCATGCTGGAGCGACAGAGCGTCCCGGCCTCTTTCTTCATTCCTGCGGTTAGCCACCTTTTACATCCGCAGATGGTCGAGAGTATCTTGAGCTATGACATCCATGAGATTGGGGTCCACGGCTGGATCCATGAACTCCTACCGTTGCTGGACGACCGAGGGGAAGAGCAACGCCTACTCGACCAGGCGATCGATACACTCACAACAGCAATTGGTAAACGGCCGGTTGGATATCGTGCACCCTCATGGCAGTTCAGCAACTACACAGTGGAGCAGATCAAGGACGCTGGCTTCCTCTACGACAGCTCGCTTATGGCGAGTGACGATGCGTACGAGATCCTGATTGATGGTGAGCCGAGCGGCGTGGTGGAACTGCCAATTGAGCGGATTCTTGACGACTTCCCGTATTTTGGGGGTAACACAAACGGCTCCTTACCGGTACCAGAACTAATGATTAAGGTGTTTCGGAGCGAGTTTGACGTAGCCTGGGAGGAAGGAGGATTGTTCGTCCTCACGATGCATCCGCACATCATGGGCCACCGTTCCCGCGTGGCTGCCCTAGAAGGGTTGATCCGCCATATGAAAATCAAGGGTGGTGTCTGGTTTGCCACGCACGAACAGGTTGCCCGGTATGTGAAGGAGGCTGGTGACCAGTGA
- a CDS encoding DASS family sodium-coupled anion symporter, which yields MSESSLGNTPNGSVEVIADGRKTIIGIAGAITAAVLVLLLPSPANLPPEAQRLGAIFLAAIILWATEALPIAVTALLVIVLQPLLRVAELDAAFNAFVSPVFFFVLAMFCIAAAVTNAGLDRRFAYWLLARAGTDSRRVVTALIVGTAATSMVISDVPACAIFMSIGLGVMSRLNLEPGKSAIGKAIMVGIPIGSLIGGVTTPAGSSVNILGLHFIEEFGNVTVSFVEWMAIGIPMSVGLVPIACWAILRSFPPEIPTIGDASVIERERAELGPMSAPERKTVTLLSIMMVLWIAGSWIEFLDVLTVGLGGAIVMFFPGIRLLTWKQAERATGWDTMLMIGGVTSLGTASVTTGLATWLVGLALGGVASWHIILVLLAISAFTVVIHLALPIGPVVNAVVIPPIALLAINAGVNPALYALPVAFTASCAFLLPLDAVALLTYSRGYYRMHEMLTPGVLVSAAWVIWMTAIMLVVGPLLGFV from the coding sequence ATGTCCGAATCAAGCCTCGGCAACACACCGAACGGATCGGTCGAAGTCATTGCAGACGGTCGCAAGACCATCATCGGGATCGCTGGCGCAATCACCGCAGCGGTCCTCGTGTTACTACTGCCGAGTCCCGCTAATCTACCGCCTGAAGCCCAGCGGCTTGGTGCCATCTTTCTAGCAGCCATCATTCTATGGGCGACGGAGGCACTTCCGATCGCCGTTACGGCACTGCTCGTCATCGTTCTGCAGCCACTTTTGCGTGTCGCCGAGCTCGATGCAGCGTTCAATGCGTTCGTGAGCCCGGTTTTCTTTTTCGTGCTAGCGATGTTCTGCATTGCGGCAGCAGTAACCAACGCTGGCCTTGACCGACGGTTTGCGTATTGGTTGCTCGCACGTGCAGGCACTGACAGTCGGCGGGTGGTCACCGCACTCATCGTTGGAACGGCGGCGACCTCGATGGTCATCTCCGACGTGCCCGCATGCGCCATTTTCATGAGTATTGGTCTCGGTGTTATGTCGCGGTTGAACCTCGAACCTGGTAAGTCAGCGATTGGCAAGGCGATCATGGTCGGCATACCAATCGGTTCACTCATCGGGGGCGTGACTACCCCTGCTGGTAGCTCAGTAAATATCCTCGGCCTCCACTTCATCGAGGAATTCGGTAACGTTACTGTTTCGTTCGTCGAGTGGATGGCGATCGGGATACCAATGTCCGTAGGCCTTGTGCCCATTGCATGCTGGGCAATATTACGGAGCTTCCCACCTGAGATCCCGACGATTGGTGACGCGAGCGTGATAGAGCGTGAGCGAGCGGAACTTGGGCCGATGTCAGCGCCCGAACGGAAAACGGTCACCTTGCTATCGATAATGATGGTTCTCTGGATCGCGGGTAGCTGGATCGAGTTTCTCGATGTACTCACTGTTGGCTTAGGCGGCGCCATTGTGATGTTTTTCCCTGGCATACGGCTGTTGACTTGGAAACAGGCCGAGCGCGCGACCGGTTGGGACACGATGCTGATGATCGGCGGGGTGACATCGCTCGGCACCGCCTCGGTCACTACCGGCTTGGCTACCTGGCTCGTGGGCCTAGCGCTCGGGGGGGTCGCCAGCTGGCACATTATCCTCGTGCTCCTCGCCATCAGCGCGTTCACGGTGGTCATTCACCTAGCGCTGCCGATTGGTCCGGTAGTCAATGCGGTCGTTATTCCACCCATCGCGCTGCTCGCCATCAACGCCGGTGTAAACCCCGCGCTCTATGCTCTCCCTGTTGCATTCACCGCCTCGTGCGCGTTCCTGTTACCGCTCGATGCAGTCGCACTCTTGACTTATTCGAGAGGCTACTACCGGATGCACGAGATGCTGACTCCGGGTGTACTGGTCAGCGCGGCTTGGGTCATCTGGATGACGGCGATCATGCTCGTCGTCGGACCCTTGCTTGGATTCGTTTAA
- a CDS encoding amidohydrolase family protein: protein MRVIDTHAHVTAPQELYAYKAGLLAHRGAHGRGRISISDEQILAALNTPTFRTVSHLEQLKQVGTDMQLVSPRPYTMMHSEKPEKLVRWYIEETNNIIHRQCELLPDTFRGVAGLPQNMGVSVENSLNELERCIKELGFVGCLINPDPNEGQGPTPPGLGDEYWYPLYAKLVELDVPALVHSAGCRSPREPYSLHFINEESIAIVSLLSSTVFDDFPKLRLIVSHGGGAIPYQIGRYRAMWSRRKSVAFEDELRKLYFDTCLYTQESLDLLFKWVGPDRCMFGSEKPGIGTAKDPKTGEWIDDVKSKIDAIDWLSESDRQRIFEDTATEVYKLKF from the coding sequence ATGAGAGTTATCGATACACACGCGCATGTCACCGCACCGCAGGAACTCTATGCGTACAAGGCTGGTCTACTCGCCCATCGCGGTGCGCACGGACGTGGCAGAATCAGCATCTCTGATGAGCAGATTCTCGCGGCGCTAAATACGCCAACTTTTCGGACCGTGTCTCATCTTGAACAGCTGAAGCAGGTCGGCACCGACATGCAACTTGTCTCACCGCGGCCGTACACGATGATGCACAGCGAGAAACCCGAAAAACTCGTCCGGTGGTACATCGAAGAAACCAACAACATCATCCACCGACAGTGCGAACTCCTGCCTGACACTTTTCGTGGCGTCGCTGGATTACCGCAGAACATGGGTGTGAGTGTGGAGAACTCACTGAACGAGTTGGAGCGTTGCATCAAAGAATTGGGTTTTGTCGGTTGCTTGATCAACCCCGACCCGAACGAAGGGCAGGGACCGACCCCTCCGGGTCTCGGTGATGAATATTGGTATCCACTCTATGCCAAGCTGGTCGAGTTGGATGTGCCGGCACTCGTACATTCTGCCGGTTGTCGGAGTCCGCGTGAACCGTACTCGCTACACTTCATCAACGAAGAGAGCATCGCGATTGTCTCGCTGCTCAGTTCGACCGTATTTGATGATTTTCCCAAACTGAGGCTGATCGTCTCGCACGGAGGTGGTGCCATCCCCTATCAGATCGGCCGATACCGCGCTATGTGGTCGAGACGCAAGAGCGTCGCCTTTGAAGATGAGCTTCGGAAACTCTATTTCGACACGTGCCTGTACACGCAAGAGTCACTCGATCTGCTCTTCAAATGGGTCGGACCAGACCGGTGCATGTTTGGCTCAGAGAAACCTGGAATCGGCACGGCTAAAGATCCGAAAACAGGTGAGTGGATTGACGATGTTAAGTCGAAGATCGACGCGATTGACTGGCTGAGTGAGTCCGATCGGCAGCGGATTTTTGAAGACACCGCCACCGAGGTCTACAAACTGAAGTTCTAA
- a CDS encoding RraA family protein: MESVLSELKKLSATTVSDALDRLGIAGQCLGIKPLAPEFRLCGRAFTMRTVPVAGEPGSVGDYIDDVPEGEVVVIDNAGRPDMTVWGDILTFVAHRRRVGGSVIDGHCRDISLSLELQYPIFSRGWSMRTGKDRVQLDAMDVPVLIGGTEVSPGDLLLGDADGVVAVPRSREVEVVALAKEIEEAEDRIRTAVESGMRLDEARKQFKYFELQRREAK, translated from the coding sequence ATGGAGTCTGTGCTATCGGAACTAAAGAAGCTTTCAGCAACGACGGTAAGTGATGCGCTCGACCGTCTCGGCATCGCTGGCCAGTGCCTGGGAATCAAGCCCCTTGCGCCAGAGTTTCGGCTGTGCGGCCGCGCGTTCACAATGCGAACCGTGCCTGTCGCTGGCGAACCCGGCTCGGTCGGCGACTACATCGATGACGTGCCCGAAGGAGAAGTGGTAGTTATCGATAACGCCGGACGTCCAGACATGACAGTTTGGGGCGACATTCTGACGTTCGTTGCGCATCGACGCCGAGTCGGTGGAAGCGTCATTGATGGACATTGCCGCGATATCTCGCTAAGTCTTGAACTGCAGTACCCAATATTTAGCCGAGGCTGGTCAATGCGTACTGGCAAGGATCGCGTGCAGCTGGATGCGATGGACGTACCGGTCCTGATTGGTGGCACAGAAGTGTCTCCTGGCGATTTGCTTCTCGGTGATGCCGATGGTGTAGTCGCAGTGCCGCGGTCGCGGGAGGTTGAGGTCGTGGCTCTAGCGAAGGAGATTGAAGAAGCCGAGGACCGGATTCGTACAGCGGTTGAGAGCGGCATGCGTCTTGACGAAGCTCGGAAACAATTCAAGTATTTCGAGCTCCAGCGGCGAGAGGCCAAGTAG
- a CDS encoding RraA family protein, with protein MNVREEQFDGALVAEAAVFSSATLHEAAGQTGALPHAIKPLMDSMRVCGPALTVQGAPGDNLWLHRAIAQARLGEVLVVAVGGAHEFGYWGGIMTTASVARGLGGLVIEGCVRDGDELATSGFPVFSCGRAIRGTTKVVDAAGHVGQPIVIGDITVASGDLVVGDADGVVVLARDSVQKVLAAARAREKKEASIAGALRQGRTTLEVYGWE; from the coding sequence GTGAACGTTCGTGAAGAACAATTCGACGGTGCCTTAGTCGCGGAAGCGGCGGTTTTCTCTTCGGCGACACTCCATGAAGCTGCAGGACAAACCGGTGCGCTCCCGCACGCAATCAAGCCTCTGATGGACTCGATGCGAGTGTGTGGTCCCGCGCTCACCGTGCAGGGCGCACCGGGAGACAACCTCTGGTTGCACCGGGCGATCGCCCAGGCCCGGTTGGGTGAGGTCCTGGTGGTGGCCGTCGGCGGAGCTCACGAGTTTGGGTACTGGGGTGGAATTATGACAACGGCTTCGGTCGCTCGTGGGCTCGGGGGCTTGGTCATCGAAGGCTGTGTGCGGGATGGTGACGAGCTTGCCACATCGGGCTTTCCAGTTTTTTCGTGCGGCCGGGCAATCCGCGGTACGACCAAAGTGGTTGATGCCGCTGGACATGTGGGGCAGCCAATCGTGATAGGCGATATTACAGTCGCCTCGGGAGACCTAGTTGTCGGGGACGCCGACGGCGTGGTCGTTCTCGCCCGCGACTCAGTGCAGAAAGTTCTTGCTGCGGCGCGTGCGAGGGAGAAAAAGGAGGCTTCGATCGCAGGCGCCCTTCGACAAGGGCGTACGACATTAGAAGTCTATGGCTGGGAGTAA
- a CDS encoding amidohydrolase family protein, translating into MQKIDIFNHIFPEPFNKLMMQVAGDFKDIGQRVRGIPMLVDLDERFRVMDQFGPDYRQILSLASPPLEVLGGPEVSTQLAQAANDGMAELVQRHPDRFPGFVASLPMNASEGIVTEAHRAVNDLGACGVQVFTNINGQPLTAPEFRPLFGAMAEHDLPIWMHPARGASFTDYLTETSSKYEIWWTFGWPYETSATMARIVFEGLLNDYPSLKIITHHMGGMVPYFEGRVGPGWDQLGSRTSDENLGAVLKRLETRPIDLFRMFYADTAVFGSRAATICGISFFGADHVVFASDSPFDPEKGPMYIRETIKIIDELELSETDRDKIYRANAVRLLKLKDR; encoded by the coding sequence ATGCAGAAAATAGACATTTTCAATCACATCTTTCCCGAACCGTTTAATAAGCTGATGATGCAAGTCGCTGGTGATTTCAAGGACATCGGGCAACGGGTCCGGGGCATTCCGATGCTGGTGGACCTCGATGAGCGATTTCGTGTAATGGATCAGTTCGGTCCCGACTACCGACAAATTCTGTCACTTGCCTCACCGCCACTTGAAGTCCTGGGTGGTCCGGAGGTCTCGACCCAACTGGCTCAGGCTGCCAACGACGGGATGGCTGAACTGGTGCAGCGACACCCCGATCGGTTTCCCGGCTTCGTCGCTTCGCTTCCGATGAATGCGTCCGAGGGGATCGTCACTGAAGCCCACCGCGCCGTTAATGACCTCGGTGCGTGCGGGGTTCAGGTGTTCACGAATATTAATGGACAACCATTGACCGCGCCTGAGTTCAGGCCACTCTTCGGGGCGATGGCCGAGCATGACCTGCCGATCTGGATGCATCCAGCGCGCGGGGCCAGTTTCACCGACTATCTGACCGAGACCAGTTCAAAATACGAGATTTGGTGGACCTTCGGTTGGCCGTATGAGACAAGCGCTACGATGGCACGGATCGTCTTTGAAGGATTACTCAACGACTATCCGTCATTGAAAATCATTACGCATCACATGGGCGGTATGGTGCCGTATTTCGAAGGTCGCGTCGGACCCGGTTGGGACCAACTCGGTAGTCGAACCTCGGACGAGAATTTGGGCGCTGTGCTTAAGCGACTGGAGACGCGGCCGATCGACTTATTCCGCATGTTTTATGCTGATACGGCAGTCTTCGGCTCCCGCGCGGCGACAATCTGTGGCATCAGCTTCTTTGGTGCCGACCATGTCGTCTTTGCATCCGACTCGCCGTTCGACCCCGAGAAGGGGCCGATGTATATCAGAGAGACGATCAAGATCATCGACGAACTCGAATTGAGCGAAACCGATCGCGATAAGATCTATCGCGCGAACGCCGTCAGGCTGCTGAAGCTGAAGGACCGTTGA